The Chamaesiphon minutus PCC 6605 DNA window ATCGAGTTTAAGAATGAATCTGTCCTCAAGATTGGCGATAAAACTTCTAAAAAAGAAGGCTATCATTTACTCGATTGTCAGTTAACAATTCATGCTGTTTGTCCGAGTTGTCAGCGATCGATTTTACCTGTTTAGTGGATAAGTAGGTAGGTGCAATTACTTATAAAATAGATTATGCCTGAAACCTAGATGGTGGGCAGTGCCCACCCTACTGGGACGACAAGCTTAAAAATGTGGGTAAAGCGATCGCTTAAAGTATTACTGGTTGTATTTTTTACGGTTCTGAATGCCCACAATTTTAAGCGTGTCGAGCCACTACGAGGTATTTTATATTTAATTACGCCCATGTACTTAGTGGCTCGTAGTGTTGAGATTATCCACCATCTAGGACTTACGTTACTTTAATATAGACGAGTACATAAACCCGGCTTTTCAAAAAAGTCGGGTTTGTTGTAACATTACTTAGAACGTCGATTGGGAACGGGTCGTTCGCGAGCACCGCCAGAGACATTAAAAGCCATATTATAAATCAGTTCGTTAGTGCGAGCGGACTTAAATAAATCGACCACAGGCTGTGGATAATCGACTCCAATACGCACCCCAAAACTCTCCTGTTCGGCTGGTGAAAGTTTCCAAGGCTCGTGGACTTTAGCTGCGGGAACTTGCGCCAGTTCTGGCAGCCAATGTTTGACGTAATTTCCTTCTCGATCGTAATCTAGAGACTGCTTAGTAATGTTAAAAACACGAAAAACTCGCGCGTCATTGCCGACTCCGGCTGTATAGTTCCAGTTGCCCCAATTACTACAGACATCGTAATCGATTAGCAAAGATTCAAACCATTCGGCACCCATCCGCCAATCGATACCCAGATTTTTAGTTAGGAAACTCGCAACATTTTGACGTCCGCGATTGGACATGTAGCCAGTTGCGGCTATTTCGCGCATATTAGCATCGACTAGTGGATATCCAGTTTTACCTTCGCGCCAAAGATCGAATCTCACCCAATCTTGCTTCCAATTGAGATTGACACCTTGAAGTCCCGATCTTTTAAACATATTGTTGCCATGTTTGGCACAAATAAACCGAAAATAATCTCGCCATAACAGCTCAAAAATCAACCAATAAGTAGAGTCATTTTCGATCCGCTCGTCCTCATATTTTTTCACCTGTTGGTAGATATAGCGCGGCGACAGACAGCCTAACGCCAACCAAGCCGAAAATTTGGACGAGTAATCTGCACCTAACATGCCATTGCGAGTTTCTTTATAGACTCGCAATCGATCGCGTTCCCAGATATACTCATTTAAGCGATCGATTCCTGCCGTTTCGCCCCCGCGATATGCCAACACTCGCCGCGAGTCGGGTTGAGGTGCTGTTACTCTCAGATCTTCGATCGTCGGTAGAGTTCCCGGATCGATATTTACTGACAGCGGTGGTAGACTCGTCGGTGCTGGTAAGCATGTTGGCGTCGGTGCCTTGCGTTCTACCTCTTTGCGAAAATTGGTAAATAATTCGGGCACGTTTGGCAAGGTAAACGGCAAATCCTGGAGTAGATGCAGGGTATGACCCCAAAAAGATCGACAATTAACATTAACTGCCTTGAGAGCGGCTTCTAGTGCGGTACTGACGGCAATTTCTTCGGGGGTAACTTCCTGATGATAGTAGACATCGGTAATTCCCAACGGCTCGACTAATTGGGGAATAATTTCTTCTGTCAATCCCCGCCGAATTATGAGTTCGCTGCCGAGAGAGCGATAGGAATGTTGAAAATCGGCAACACTTTCGAGTAGAAACTGCGCTCGAAAGCCACCCGTTTTGGGAAATCCAAAACTCGTCTGTCCGAATTGACGATCGTCAAAGCAATAGAATGGAATTATGCTAGCACCGTCTTTAAGAGCCTGAGTCAGCGGTTGATGGTCGTGCAAGCGCAAATCGTTACGATACCAGATTAAAATCCGTTTGGTAGTCATTTGTGAATTAGGCGGCTGGGACGTAAATGAAGTTACTCTTCTGTGGGGAGCGGGGAGATTGACTCGTACCTTCTAGTATTAGATGAGACAATCGCTGAGTTTGAGAGATCGATTGACAGATTCGATCGATAAAAAAGCAGGCATGGCACCTGCGGATCTGTCATGACTGAGATTCAATCGTCAATCAAATTTTGGTTCTGTAATCTATATTTTAGTTATTAAACAACCTAAGTTGCTAGTCGCTCGAGTGACGGCTCTTGGATTGGCGTGTGCGCGTTCGCACAGCACGCACGCCAACCATTTTCGCTTAAAGTCGAGCGAGCGATTAGATCCAGCGACTGGGTTTAACTACCTGTGGACAATGCTCGCTCGTCCACAGATTTTGGATGCGCACCAGAATATCGCTCCCAAAAATATGCT harbors:
- a CDS encoding DASH family cryptochrome, with protein sequence MTTKRILIWYRNDLRLHDHQPLTQALKDGASIIPFYCFDDRQFGQTSFGFPKTGGFRAQFLLESVADFQHSYRSLGSELIIRRGLTEEIIPQLVEPLGITDVYYHQEVTPEEIAVSTALEAALKAVNVNCRSFWGHTLHLLQDLPFTLPNVPELFTNFRKEVERKAPTPTCLPAPTSLPPLSVNIDPGTLPTIEDLRVTAPQPDSRRVLAYRGGETAGIDRLNEYIWERDRLRVYKETRNGMLGADYSSKFSAWLALGCLSPRYIYQQVKKYEDERIENDSTYWLIFELLWRDYFRFICAKHGNNMFKRSGLQGVNLNWKQDWVRFDLWREGKTGYPLVDANMREIAATGYMSNRGRQNVASFLTKNLGIDWRMGAEWFESLLIDYDVCSNWGNWNYTAGVGNDARVFRVFNITKQSLDYDREGNYVKHWLPELAQVPAAKVHEPWKLSPAEQESFGVRIGVDYPQPVVDLFKSARTNELIYNMAFNVSGGARERPVPNRRSK